In Sander lucioperca isolate FBNREF2018 chromosome 12, SLUC_FBN_1.2, whole genome shotgun sequence, one DNA window encodes the following:
- the angptl7 gene encoding angiopoietin-related protein 7: MAKVNLSIVALGVTLLLLAETWAQNPRKRLAPPKPPKAQCCDEVRSLKVQVANLTSLLEEMSRKQETDLMNIVRQIMELDKHNRQQEARVTEAESKYSEINNRVEIMQLQTSQSATQTSSDATYDCASLYSKNYKISGEYKLPKDEFLGTPELTVFCDMDTNGGGWTLIQRRNIGLTSFNRDWKQYKSGFGSIRGDFWLGNDNIFRLTRQPSMLRIEMEDWAGEKRYAEYGFFSVGNELNSYKLFLANYSGNAGDSLRYHNNTNFSTVNKDNDKCVDDCASLRKGGYWYNCCTDSNLNGVFYRYGQHITKNADGITWYGWHGSNYSLKKVEMKVRPVNFQP; this comes from the exons ATGGCAAAAGTAAATTTGAGCATAGTGGCTCTGGGGGTCACACTGCTCCTGTTGGCTGAGACATGGGCCCAGAATCCCAGGAAGAGACTGGCACCTCCAAAGCCTCCCAAGGCTCAGTGCTGTGATGAGGTGCGCTCTCTCAAGGTTCAGGTGGCCAATCTGACTAGTCTCCTCGAGGAGATGAGTCGCAAGCAGGAGACAGACTTGATGAACATTGTGAGGCAAATAATGGAGCTGGACAAGCACAATCGGCAGCAAGAAGCCCGGGTCACAGAGGCAGAGAGCAAATACTCAGAGATCAACAACCGTGTGGAGATCATGCAGCTACAAACCTCGCAGTCTGCTACTCAGACTTCATCAG ATGCCACATATGACTGTGCATCCCTGTACAGCAAGAACTACAAGATTTCTGGCGAGTACAAACTGCCTAAAGATGAGTTTCTGGGTACACCTGAGCTGACC GTCTTCTGTGATATGGATACAAATGGAGGTGGTTGGACTTTGATCCAAAGGCGCAACATCGGACTGACATCATTCAACCGTGACTGGAAGCAGtacaaaagtggatttggatcCATCCGCGGAGACTTCTGGCTTGGCAATGACAACATCTTCCGTCTAACAAGGCAGCCCAGTATGCTCAGGATTGAGATGGAG GACTGGGCTGGAGAGAAACGCTATGCAGAGTATGGCTTTTTCTCTGTGGGTAATGAGCTTAACAGCTACAAGCTCTTCCTTGCCAACTACAGCGGGAACGCTGGAGACTCCTTGCGCTACCACAACAACACCAACTTCAGCACCGTCAACAAGGACAATGACAAATGTGTGGATGACTGTGCTTCCCTGCGcaaag GTGGTTACTGGTACAACTGCTGCACTGACTCaaacttgaatggcgttttttACCGCTACGGTCAGCACATAACAAAGAACGCAGATGGAATCACTTGGTATGGCTGGCACGGGTCCAACTACTCCCTTAAGAAAGTGGAGATGAAGGTCCGGCCAGTGAATTTTCAACCATAA